In Cyanobium sp. AMD-g, the DNA window GTAGGAGACCAGCAGCAGTTCCTGATTTTTCGCCGGTTGCTGCGCCTGGGCGTTCAGGGGCACCAGGGTGCCGGAACCCCCCAGGGCGACGGCGACGGCCAGGGGGGCGGCCACCAGGCCGGGATGCCATGGGCGGCGGGCGGCTGGCAGGACCGGCGAGGAGAAGGGATGAAGCACGGTTGTCCGATGGGTGAACTGGTGAAACTTATCCCTCGTCCTGCCGCGCCGATGTAGGGCGGATGACATCCCCCGGGTGCCTGGCCGGTGTCTGGCCCGGGGGTGGGGGCTGTCACAATCCCCGTAAGACAACCGTGGAATCCCTTGGCCTTCAGCGCGAAAACCGGCTACGGCCTCGTCTCGCTCATGGAACTGGCCGCCATCCATTCCCGCGGCGGGGTGCTGCAGGTGGCGGAGATCGCCCAGCGCCAGGACATCCCCGACCGTTACCTGGAGCAGATGCTGGCCAGCCTGCGGCGGGGGCAGATCCTGCGCAGCATCCGCGGCCCGAAGGGGGGCTACCAGCTGGCCCGGCCGCCGGCGGAGATCCGCGTCGATGACATTGTCAGCTGTCTGGAGGGGGACGTGGCCCCCCGCTCCGCTGGCGAGAACGCCACCCCCGAATTCGAGGTGCTTGGTCGGCTGGAGCAGCGACTGGAGGAGGCCCGCCTGGGGATTCTCTCCGGCACCACCCTGCAGGACCTGCTGGACCAGCGGGACCACCTGGCCCAGGCCCAGGCGATGTACTTCATCTGAGCGGCCCGAGGCGGGCCGTTAAATAGACCACATTGCCGATGGGAAATGTGAGGTATGGTTCTGGGGTCCCCGCAGGCTCCCCATGTGCTGTTGTCGGCGAATGCCTGTTGCCAGCCGAACGCTGGCCGTTTGCTCTGTCCAGATGACCCCGTACCTATCCCTTCTTTCCTGCGGCCATGACCACCTCACGCACACCCCAGGCCCTCCGCCTCACGCTCCTGCCCCATGACGTCCTGCCCGATGGGCTGCACTGGAGAATCCAGGACGGCTACATCCGCACCGCCTCCCACGACGAGGAAGGCGAGTCCTTCACCCTGGGCCTCTGGGGCCCGGGCGACTGGGTGACCAATGCTTACTCCGCCCTGCGGCCGGTGGAGATCCAGTGCCTGTCCACCGTCGTGGTGGAGCAGGGCCATCCCAGCGAGGCCGAGATCCTGGCCTTTCTGCACCACCAGATCAGGAACACCGAAGAGCTGTTCGAAATCAACCGGGTCCGCGGCGCCGACTCACGGCTGCTGCGGCTGCTGCGCTGGATCGGCCTCCGCTTCGGGCAGGTGAGCAGCCGCGGCTACCGCCTCTCCCTGCGGGACATGAACCTCACCCATCAGGCCCTGGCGGAGATCTGCGGCCTCACCCGGGTGACGGTCACCAAGACCCTCAACCATTTCAAGCGCCTCGGACTGCTGCATCAGGTGAGCGACACCGACCTGATGATCAGCATCCCCTGAGCGCGCCGCCGGGCCTCAGCACCAACGTCTCGGCGCCCCATTCTCAGCGTCCTTTCTGTTCAACAACACCCACGCATCAACAACCACCGTCATGGCCGCCCAGTACTTCCGCTCCAGGCTCAATGAGCCCCATCCCCAGCGCTTTACGCTCGTTTTCCGCAATGGTGAATTGCTGCGCCACCAGGATCCCCTGGCGGTGGCCCAGTACCTCGCCGATGCCCGCCTGGCGGAGGTTCATCCCGAACCGCCGCGCCGCCACGGCTCCGATCGAATCAATC includes these proteins:
- a CDS encoding Crp/Fnr family transcriptional regulator, which encodes MTTSRTPQALRLTLLPHDVLPDGLHWRIQDGYIRTASHDEEGESFTLGLWGPGDWVTNAYSALRPVEIQCLSTVVVEQGHPSEAEILAFLHHQIRNTEELFEINRVRGADSRLLRLLRWIGLRFGQVSSRGYRLSLRDMNLTHQALAEICGLTRVTVTKTLNHFKRLGLLHQVSDTDLMISIP
- a CDS encoding Rrf2 family transcriptional regulator — protein: MAFSAKTGYGLVSLMELAAIHSRGGVLQVAEIAQRQDIPDRYLEQMLASLRRGQILRSIRGPKGGYQLARPPAEIRVDDIVSCLEGDVAPRSAGENATPEFEVLGRLEQRLEEARLGILSGTTLQDLLDQRDHLAQAQAMYFI